Part of the Anopheles gambiae chromosome 3, idAnoGambNW_F1_1, whole genome shotgun sequence genome is shown below.
CACAATCGAAAGCCGTACCTTCCCCCCGGAACGGTCGATTTTCGTCTTCGTAATGGCGGTTTTCTTCGGATTTAGTTTGACGGGCTGCGCGGGCTTCGCCTTGGCCGGCTTCtcctttttctgcttcttctcgccgtcattgttgtttttatcctttttgGTCTGCTTCGGTTTAGGATCCGCCTGCTTCTTCGCTTTCGGTTTCGTTTTTGCCGCCTTCTTTGCTGCTTTCTCGGCCTGCTTGATCCCTTTGCTCTGTTGCTTCCTTCCCTTGTCTACGTGCGCTTTGGTGAGGCGGATGCTGCCATTGATACCGCTCTTTCCCGACACCCGCTCAACGATCGACTTGGTGGTCAGCTTTTCGTACGCTCGCTTCATGTACACCGCAGCCACCTCGGTCTCGATTTGGTACTTGCCCTTGATAAACTTTTTAATCAACGCAAACGAAATGCCCTTCCGGTGCGGATCGTTCTCGGTGATTGCTTCGATCATCATCTGCTCGTAGgtctttttgccatttttgccatttttgtcctggctgatggtggtggtggtgatggcggtgctgctgctgctgctgcccccgGTGGTGTTGCCCATGTTGTCGTTCGTTATCTCTTCCATCTGTTCCTCCGGTTCCGATTGCTGGCCCTTTTCCGGCTTCAGCGGTTTGACGGCAAGCACTTTTACTTCCTTTGCCATCATAGCGGGAGAGCTGAATGTTAGTCGTTTCGGCTGTATCATCGAGTTTGGGCGGCAAGTGCTCACTGAACGGTTGGTAATGCAAGACGAAGAAATTGCGATGGCTACCGGGTCGCGTGTTGCCAACGGAAAGCTGATGTCAGTTTAGAGCGCTTTCAAGAGAGGTCCGCTTTTAGTTGACCGGTTTAACGGTTGCGGTGAAGTGGTGAATTCAGAAAGGGAAATtaatcttttaaaaaaatgaggtttcccaagcgccacagattttCTCACTGGACAGGCATCCCCATAACTTCACTGGTTTgtgctcaatagatggcgttttATAAAACTCATCAATATATTGCTTGCTGTCCCCTTTtccttgcaatgtgtttcgacatcTAATCAtggccttctaactttcccaGCAAAAATCTATGTAAATGGTCGTGTGgacagatacgtgggtatttCTCAAACTCACTTCATTGATAATTTTGTTCAGTATTTAAGCAATCGTATCGCCATTccagttctagcgatgcataacttcaatgcgaaaccaagCTCTCAAAAGGAGGAAAGCTCCACTGTGTAGCTATGGAGACACAATGAGACCAACAGATGTCGCCACCAGTTTTTATGCTaattttagaatgcatgagtcgtttgccgtctgctaaacgaagtctttttagATTCCCTTTAAGTTAAGAGCTTGAGCCGTTTAGAACCAGTTCAGTGGTCGTTCAGTGGATTTGTGgtacagtaggtgaccgctaactgagaggtaaacaagctccagttaacgaacaatgttcgctaactggagtgacgtcccaagcgccacagattaagcttaaacgactggaaaattgaatatccatagaaaaataatgaaagctccacagcttcattggtttgatcaatagatggcgtattacaactcatcattatattgctatccttttcttgcaatgtgtttcgacaagtttcatcttatcatgacctatatagccttctaactttctgagcaa
Proteins encoded:
- the LOC3291767 gene encoding histone H1 codes for the protein MIQPKRLTFSSPAMMAKEVKVLAVKPLKPEKGQQSEPEEQMEEITNDNMGNTTGGSSSSSTAITTTTISQDKNGKNGKKTYEQMMIEAITENDPHRKGISFALIKKFIKGKYQIETEVAAVYMKRAYEKLTTKSIVERVSGKSGINGSIRLTKAHVDKGRKQQSKGIKQAEKAAKKAAKTKPKAKKQADPKPKQTKKDKNNNDGEKKQKKEKPAKAKPAQPVKLNPKKTAITKTKIDRSGGKVRLSIVSSTDPGPSGRAKPTSKAAKGGKAAKTKSDEMNRKPTAAKPQPVRAGREKKQ